The following proteins are co-located in the Mesorhizobium sp. M1E.F.Ca.ET.045.02.1.1 genome:
- a CDS encoding isoprenylcysteine carboxylmethyltransferase family protein — MIFIWFIYAAWVLLIVYLTVHAIGVKRDTEPHLLQSFGLMFAMIAAFLLPRVQLFAFVNFAPVNAVLSSVGVVLAVAGMFLLVWARQTLGRNWSQTVSAKQDHELVTSGPYRRLRHPMYTGGLLACIGSAIVVGGPFVFLLLLLGAIFIWRVGAEDRLLARQFPDEFPGYARRTNALIPFVW; from the coding sequence ATGATCTTCATCTGGTTCATCTACGCTGCCTGGGTGCTGCTGATTGTCTATCTGACCGTTCACGCGATTGGCGTGAAACGGGATACCGAGCCGCATCTGCTGCAGAGTTTCGGACTGATGTTTGCCATGATCGCGGCCTTCCTGCTGCCGCGCGTCCAATTGTTCGCCTTCGTCAACTTCGCGCCCGTCAACGCCGTCCTGAGCAGCGTCGGTGTCGTCCTGGCCGTCGCCGGCATGTTTCTGTTGGTCTGGGCGCGGCAAACCCTCGGTCGCAACTGGAGCCAGACCGTCTCGGCCAAGCAGGACCACGAACTGGTGACGTCCGGCCCATACCGCCGCCTGCGCCATCCCATGTACACAGGCGGCCTGCTCGCATGCATCGGCTCGGCGATCGTGGTGGGCGGCCCTTTCGTCTTTCTGCTCCTCCTCTTGGGGGCGATCTTCATCTGGCGCGTTGGCGCCGAGGACCGGCTTCTGGCGCGGCAGTTTCCCGATGAATTCCCCGGCTATGCGCGCCGCACGAACGCGCTTATCCCGTTCGTCTGGTAG
- a CDS encoding DUF2066 domain-containing protein → MPGFSHPAATAIGLIAICLMSCPAGAATADELYQAQTIVTGTGEPNREIGFKDCLDKVLVRVSGDQRLTQKAEMLALRDKAADFVQSFRYHDRLEGIPIHDEQGTHDRPHDLTCLYKPAVVDKLLAQLGSRPWRGERPLIAVFLTTEQGMKHFVLTADEGRGGAMRESFVNATAPLLMHASFPKSGQLAGLDDKALRNADMARLDRLAKKAGAVQALAGSIVWSDKELGWIADWRLSDRGKTYRWQVRGVSFDEAFRAAIKGAAQILSGNGQP, encoded by the coding sequence ATGCCCGGATTTTCTCACCCAGCGGCGACGGCGATCGGCCTGATCGCCATTTGCCTGATGTCTTGCCCCGCCGGCGCCGCGACGGCGGACGAACTCTACCAGGCGCAGACGATCGTCACCGGCACCGGCGAGCCGAACCGCGAGATCGGCTTCAAGGATTGCCTGGACAAGGTGCTGGTCAGGGTGTCCGGCGACCAGAGGCTGACGCAGAAGGCGGAGATGCTGGCGCTGCGCGACAAGGCAGCCGACTTCGTCCAATCCTTCCGCTACCACGACCGGCTGGAAGGCATTCCCATCCATGACGAGCAAGGCACGCATGACCGGCCGCACGACCTTACCTGCCTCTACAAGCCCGCGGTGGTCGACAAGCTCCTGGCGCAGCTCGGCAGCAGGCCGTGGCGCGGCGAGCGGCCGCTGATCGCCGTTTTCCTCACGACCGAACAAGGCATGAAGCATTTCGTGCTGACGGCCGACGAAGGCCGCGGCGGGGCCATGCGCGAATCCTTCGTCAACGCTACGGCGCCATTGCTGATGCATGCCAGTTTTCCGAAATCCGGGCAGCTTGCCGGGCTCGACGACAAGGCGTTGCGCAATGCCGACATGGCAAGACTCGACCGGCTCGCGAAAAAAGCGGGAGCAGTCCAGGCGCTCGCCGGGAGCATCGTATGGAGCGACAAGGAACTCGGCTGGATCGCCGACTGGCGGCTGTCAGATCGCGGCAAGACGTATCGATGGCAGGTGCGCGGCGTCAGCTTCGACGAGGCGTTTCGCGCGGCGATAAAGGGCGCGGCGCAGATTTTGTCGGGGAATGGGCAGCCGTGA
- a CDS encoding DUF6163 family protein, producing the protein MSEVTSRRVVLQPSTTEIIFAWFQRVIAGYCLLFGILYWIRLIGIYPGELWRFDLMPVHWQVAATTLAVFFPFAAAGLWMLASWGPVIWFICAATETVMYAGFPDLFGHRLLIVISHACVALLYIVFRVVIWLQKRQLRQ; encoded by the coding sequence GTGAGCGAGGTCACCTCCAGGCGCGTGGTGCTGCAGCCCTCGACCACCGAGATCATCTTCGCCTGGTTCCAGCGCGTGATCGCCGGCTATTGCCTGCTCTTCGGCATCCTCTACTGGATCCGGCTGATCGGCATCTATCCCGGCGAGCTCTGGCGCTTCGACCTGATGCCGGTGCACTGGCAGGTGGCCGCGACGACCCTTGCCGTCTTCTTTCCCTTCGCCGCCGCGGGCCTCTGGATGCTCGCTTCCTGGGGCCCGGTCATCTGGTTCATCTGCGCGGCGACCGAGACCGTGATGTATGCCGGCTTTCCCGACCTCTTCGGCCACCGGCTGCTGATCGTCATCTCGCATGCCTGCGTGGCGCTGCTTTACATCGTCTTCCGCGTGGTAATCTGGCTGCAGAAGCGCCAGCTTAGGCAATAA
- a CDS encoding GntR family transcriptional regulator, whose translation MSQMQNVERQLREMILGLEIGPGERLTERWIESRFGASRTPVRAALLRLETEGLVGRDGRGWTVAPINLAELGQIAVYREAVEVAAVRLTAALEDRSGVEVIAAMLDSCDADTPREEWHRVGMDFHIELARLSGNEFLLRAVRDAMTRLSRARWLEVRDEAALGRAWAEHHAILGAVRKGDADEAARLLSAHIAGSRDRLVTSLHDDRRGLRARGFAVVAA comes from the coding sequence ATGTCGCAGATGCAGAATGTCGAAAGGCAACTTCGCGAGATGATCCTCGGGCTGGAGATCGGCCCGGGCGAGCGGCTGACGGAGCGCTGGATCGAAAGCCGCTTCGGCGCCTCGCGCACGCCGGTCAGGGCCGCTTTGCTGCGCCTCGAGACCGAAGGTCTGGTCGGCCGCGACGGCCGCGGCTGGACCGTGGCGCCGATCAATCTCGCCGAGCTTGGCCAGATCGCCGTCTACCGCGAGGCGGTCGAGGTGGCGGCGGTGCGGCTGACGGCAGCGCTTGAGGATCGCAGCGGGGTCGAGGTGATCGCGGCGATGCTCGATTCCTGCGACGCCGACACGCCGCGCGAGGAATGGCATCGCGTCGGCATGGATTTCCACATCGAGCTGGCCAGGCTTTCCGGCAATGAATTCCTGTTGCGGGCGGTACGCGATGCAATGACCAGGCTGTCGCGTGCCCGCTGGCTGGAAGTGCGCGACGAGGCGGCGCTCGGCCGCGCCTGGGCCGAGCACCATGCCATCCTGGGCGCCGTGCGAAAGGGTGACGCCGACGAGGCAGCTAGGCTGCTCTCGGCTCATATCGCCGGCAGCCGCGACCGGCTGGTGACTTCGCTGCATGATGACCGGCGCGGCCTGCGCGCCAGGGGCTTCGCCGTCGTCGCTGCCTGA
- a CDS encoding aldo/keto reductase, protein MEYRTLGRSGLKVSTLTLGTMTFGGTGPFAAVGKSDLSEARRIIDTCLDAGINLIDTANVYSNGLSEEIVGEALGGKRKNDVLIASKARMRIGNGPNDEGLSRHHLIRECERSLKRLKTDVIDIYFLHEWDGVTPLEETIAALDTLVGQGKVRYVGCSNFSGWQVMKALSISDSHHQPRFVTQQIHYTLEAREAEYELLPISVDQGLGVLVWSPLAGGLLSGKYRRDSPTARQLGGWSEPPIRDEDRLWRIVDMLSEIGKARGVSAAQVALAWLLGRPAVSSLVIGARNETQLTDNLAAASLTLTLDERLRLDAVSRPPVLYPYWHQQFTAKDRFGPADLVLDRSDI, encoded by the coding sequence ATGGAATACCGCACCCTTGGCCGTTCCGGCCTGAAGGTTTCGACATTGACCCTTGGCACGATGACCTTCGGCGGCACGGGCCCGTTCGCCGCCGTCGGCAAATCCGACCTTTCGGAAGCCAGGCGCATCATCGATACCTGCCTCGATGCCGGCATCAATCTCATCGACACCGCCAACGTCTATTCGAATGGCTTGTCGGAGGAGATCGTCGGCGAGGCGCTCGGCGGGAAGCGCAAGAACGATGTGCTGATCGCCTCCAAGGCGCGCATGCGGATCGGCAACGGCCCCAACGACGAAGGCCTGTCGCGCCATCATCTGATCCGCGAATGCGAGAGGAGCCTGAAGCGGCTCAAGACCGACGTCATCGACATCTATTTCCTGCACGAATGGGATGGCGTCACGCCGCTGGAGGAGACGATCGCCGCGCTCGACACCTTGGTCGGCCAGGGCAAGGTCCGCTATGTCGGCTGTTCCAACTTTTCGGGCTGGCAGGTGATGAAGGCGCTCTCGATCAGCGACAGCCATCATCAGCCGCGCTTCGTCACCCAGCAGATCCACTACACGCTTGAAGCACGCGAGGCCGAATACGAGTTGCTGCCGATTTCGGTCGACCAGGGCCTCGGCGTGCTGGTGTGGAGCCCGCTGGCCGGCGGCCTGCTTTCGGGCAAATACCGCCGCGACAGCCCGACGGCGCGGCAACTTGGCGGCTGGTCGGAACCGCCGATCCGCGATGAGGACAGGTTGTGGCGGATCGTCGACATGCTCTCCGAGATCGGCAAGGCGCGTGGCGTGTCGGCGGCGCAGGTGGCGCTTGCCTGGCTGCTCGGCCGCCCGGCCGTCAGTTCGCTGGTGATCGGTGCCCGCAACGAAACCCAGCTCACGGACAACCTTGCCGCGGCAAGCCTGACGCTGACGCTCGACGAGCGTTTGCGCCTCGACGCCGTCAGCCGGCCGCCGGTGCTTTATCCTTACTGGCACCAGCAGTTCACCGCCAAGGACCGTTTCGGCCCGGCCGACCTGGTGCTCGACCGCAGCGATATCTAA
- the hemB gene encoding porphobilinogen synthase, translating to MNRFTPAKPAGARNVDEITGSRRLRRMRKADWSRRLVQENQLSVNDLIWPIFVIDGKNTREPIAAMPDVYRLTIDLAVKEAERAAKLGIPAIATFPNVELALRDQTGSHILDPENVINRATRAIKQAVPEIGIITDAALDPFTSHGHDGILRDGIIVNDETVEQVAAAAVIQAAAGADIIAPSDMMDGRIGAIRDALDANGFQDVAIMSYATKFASAFYGPYREAVGTAGLLKGDKKTYYIDHANSDEAVREAEQDLAEGADMLMVKPGLPYLDIIRRLKDELQMPTFAYQVSGEYSMIKAASAKGWIDGEKAMLESLLALKRAGCDGILTYFAPTVAEMLKG from the coding sequence ATGAACAGATTCACCCCCGCAAAGCCTGCCGGCGCACGCAACGTCGACGAGATCACCGGCAGCCGGCGGCTCAGGCGCATGCGCAAGGCCGACTGGTCGCGCCGTCTGGTGCAGGAGAACCAGCTCTCGGTGAACGACCTGATCTGGCCGATCTTCGTGATCGACGGCAAGAACACGCGCGAGCCGATCGCCGCCATGCCGGACGTCTATCGCCTGACCATCGATCTCGCGGTGAAGGAAGCGGAGCGCGCCGCAAAGCTCGGCATCCCTGCGATCGCCACTTTCCCAAATGTCGAGCTTGCGCTGCGCGACCAGACGGGCTCGCACATCCTCGACCCCGAAAACGTCATCAACCGCGCCACGCGCGCGATCAAGCAGGCGGTGCCGGAGATCGGCATCATCACCGACGCGGCGCTCGACCCGTTCACCAGCCATGGCCATGACGGCATTCTGCGTGACGGCATCATCGTCAACGACGAAACGGTGGAACAGGTCGCCGCCGCGGCGGTCATCCAGGCGGCCGCCGGCGCCGACATCATCGCGCCGTCCGACATGATGGATGGCCGCATCGGCGCCATCCGTGACGCGCTCGATGCAAACGGCTTCCAGGACGTGGCGATCATGTCCTACGCGACGAAATTCGCCTCCGCCTTCTACGGTCCCTATCGCGAGGCGGTCGGCACCGCCGGTCTGCTCAAGGGCGACAAGAAGACCTACTATATCGACCACGCCAATTCCGACGAGGCGGTGCGCGAGGCCGAGCAGGATCTCGCCGAAGGCGCCGACATGCTGATGGTGAAGCCGGGGCTGCCCTATCTCGACATCATCCGCCGGCTGAAGGACGAGCTCCAGATGCCGACCTTCGCCTATCAGGTGTCGGGCGAATATTCGATGATCAAGGCGGCCAGCGCCAAGGGCTGGATCGACGGCGAAAAGGCGATGCTGGAATCGCTTCTTGCTCTAAAGCGCGCCGGTTGCGACGGCATCCTCACCTATTTCGCGCCGACCGTGGCGGAGATGCTGAAGGGCTGA
- a CDS encoding IS4 family transposase — translation MVLERMFARVSTGMRRLADTRAEKVAFTRLFRNRHVSTQEIIRTAAARTAELAAGRHVLIIEDSSEINYEAKASRKRGLGRVGNGTDIGLFVHPALAVDAVDGSVLGLAGATIWRREAEKADDYQALPIEAKESHKWIGTAKAACQALTDAPQMTVIGDREADIYEVFARLPDERTHVLIRAVRDRALGTRGERLFGAIAKTPEAGRIAFELQARPGRPARTVELAVRFTAVSLRQPRLGADSRDPRELTLNMVEVREIDPPSAKDAVIWRLLTTHSVETLADACRIVDLYRSRWSVEQLFRTVKSQAIDLEESLIADGDALERLAATALVVATKVMQLVHGRGSPGQRFQAAHLFDPTEITVLEVLIAKLEGKTQKQKNPHPTHTLAWAAWCIARLGGWNGYEKERPPGPITFTHGLRRFNAITHGFVLASQK, via the coding sequence ATGGTTCTGGAGCGCATGTTTGCGCGTGTCAGCACGGGCATGCGCCGGCTGGCCGACACGCGCGCCGAGAAGGTCGCGTTCACACGCCTGTTTCGCAATCGCCACGTGAGCACGCAAGAGATCATCCGCACGGCGGCGGCGCGAACCGCCGAACTGGCCGCCGGCCGCCACGTGCTGATCATCGAGGACAGCAGCGAGATCAACTATGAAGCCAAGGCTTCGCGCAAGCGCGGCCTCGGTCGTGTCGGCAATGGCACCGATATCGGGCTGTTCGTGCATCCGGCGTTGGCCGTGGATGCCGTGGACGGCTCGGTCCTTGGCCTTGCAGGCGCCACGATCTGGCGGCGCGAGGCAGAGAAGGCGGATGACTACCAGGCGCTGCCGATCGAAGCCAAGGAAAGCCACAAGTGGATCGGCACCGCCAAGGCGGCATGCCAGGCGCTGACCGACGCGCCGCAGATGACGGTGATCGGCGACCGCGAGGCCGACATCTACGAAGTGTTTGCAAGGCTGCCCGACGAGCGCACCCATGTGCTCATCCGCGCTGTACGGGATCGGGCCTTGGGCACGCGGGGCGAGCGCCTGTTCGGCGCGATCGCCAAGACGCCGGAAGCCGGCCGCATTGCCTTCGAACTGCAGGCCCGACCCGGCCGGCCGGCCCGCACCGTCGAACTGGCCGTTCGCTTCACCGCGGTGAGCTTGCGCCAGCCCCGCCTTGGCGCCGACAGCCGCGATCCGCGCGAACTCACGCTCAACATGGTGGAAGTGCGTGAGATCGATCCACCTTCGGCCAAGGACGCGGTGATCTGGCGGCTGTTGACCACCCACAGCGTCGAAACGCTCGCCGATGCCTGCCGCATCGTCGACCTGTATCGCTCGCGTTGGAGCGTCGAACAGCTGTTTCGGACCGTGAAGTCGCAGGCCATCGATCTGGAGGAAAGTCTCATCGCCGACGGCGATGCACTCGAACGTCTGGCCGCCACCGCTCTGGTCGTCGCCACCAAGGTCATGCAACTCGTACACGGGCGTGGTTCGCCGGGCCAGCGCTTCCAGGCCGCACACCTCTTCGATCCCACCGAGATCACCGTCCTGGAAGTGCTCATCGCCAAGCTCGAAGGCAAGACCCAAAAGCAGAAGAACCCGCACCCCACGCACACGCTCGCCTGGGCCGCCTGGTGTATCGCCAGGCTCGGAGGCTGGAACGGCTACGAAAAGGAACGCCCGCCAGGGCCCATCACCTTCACCCACGGCCTCAGACGCTTCAACGCCATCACACACGGCTTCGTTCTGGCCTCGCAAAAATGA
- a CDS encoding enoyl-CoA hydratase/isomerase family protein produces MDFGGGDEIRFERLGKAGVVTLTRPQALNAVTHRMVKALGKALDAWEGDAGVSLVVVKAEGRAFSAGGDILHIYEAGRAGKPPVDFFADEYRLNARIARFRKPYVALIDGIVMGGGVGISFHGSHRVLTENAQFAMPEVGIGFFPDVGASHLLPDLGGSFGMYLGLTGNRIRYGDALWSGLATHTIKAEDQAGLLDELAVSGDPGEELRGFFSPAKRETERQDLEAIARHFSQASLAGIIASLEEAAATDVFAAKTLATIKARSPTSLNVAWREISAGLTLSMDECMKMEFRILNRMLAGHDFYEGIRAAIIDKGSKPEWRPADLGAVSPADVDAYFASLGSRELEL; encoded by the coding sequence ATGGATTTTGGCGGAGGCGACGAAATTCGCTTCGAGCGTTTGGGCAAGGCGGGCGTCGTCACGCTGACGCGGCCGCAGGCGCTCAATGCCGTCACCCACCGCATGGTGAAGGCGCTCGGCAAGGCGCTCGATGCCTGGGAGGGCGATGCCGGCGTGAGCCTCGTCGTCGTCAAGGCCGAGGGCAGGGCGTTCTCCGCCGGCGGCGACATCCTGCACATCTACGAGGCCGGCCGCGCCGGCAAGCCGCCCGTCGACTTCTTCGCCGACGAGTACCGGCTCAACGCCCGCATCGCGCGCTTCAGGAAACCCTATGTCGCGCTGATCGACGGCATCGTCATGGGCGGCGGCGTCGGCATCTCCTTCCACGGCTCGCATCGCGTGCTGACCGAGAACGCGCAGTTCGCCATGCCCGAGGTCGGCATCGGCTTCTTCCCCGACGTCGGCGCCAGCCATCTGTTGCCGGATCTCGGCGGCAGTTTCGGCATGTATCTGGGGCTGACGGGAAATCGCATCCGCTATGGCGATGCACTGTGGTCGGGCCTCGCCACCCACACCATCAAGGCCGAGGACCAGGCAGGCTTGCTCGACGAGTTGGCCGTATCAGGCGATCCGGGTGAGGAATTGCGCGGCTTCTTCAGTCCGGCGAAGCGGGAGACCGAGCGGCAGGATCTGGAAGCGATCGCGCGCCATTTCTCGCAAGCCTCGCTCGCAGGCATCATCGCCAGCCTCGAGGAGGCTGCCGCCACCGATGTGTTCGCGGCAAAGACCCTGGCGACGATCAAGGCGCGCTCGCCGACCAGCCTCAACGTCGCCTGGCGCGAGATCAGCGCCGGACTGACGCTGTCGATGGACGAGTGCATGAAGATGGAGTTCCGCATCCTCAACCGCATGCTGGCTGGCCACGACTTTTACGAAGGCATCCGCGCCGCCATCATCGACAAGGGTTCGAAGCCTGAGTGGCGGCCCGCCGACCTCGGCGCGGTGAGCCCCGCCGACGTCGATGCCTATTTCGCGTCGCTCGGCTCCCGGGAGCTCGAGCTGTGA
- the ppk2 gene encoding polyphosphate kinase 2, with the protein MNELKPNSGAKDWLEAELADTLDEDYELEISEPALSLEIARIYKNAHPPSIERLTYFRELLRLQSELIKLQSWVAYHKKKLVVIFEGRDSAGKGGVIKRITQRLNPRICRVVALPAPTEREKSQWYFQRYVPHLPAGGEIVLLDRSWYNRSGVERVMGFANPEQVEEFFHDVPEFERMLVRSGITLVKYWFSITDEEQQMRFLMRIHDPMKQWKLSPMDLQSRVRWEQYTKAKEETFARTNIKEAPWFIVEGNDKKRARLNCIDHLLQQLPYEDVPHEEITLPERVFNPDYERQVLPRELYVPQKY; encoded by the coding sequence ATGAACGAACTCAAACCGAATTCCGGGGCCAAGGATTGGCTGGAAGCCGAACTCGCCGACACGCTCGACGAGGATTATGAGCTGGAGATTTCCGAGCCGGCGCTGTCGCTGGAGATCGCCAGGATCTACAAGAATGCGCATCCGCCTTCCATCGAGCGCCTGACCTACTTCCGCGAGCTGCTGCGGCTGCAGTCCGAGCTGATCAAGCTGCAGTCCTGGGTCGCCTACCACAAGAAGAAGCTGGTGGTGATCTTCGAAGGCCGCGACTCCGCCGGCAAGGGCGGCGTCATCAAGCGCATCACCCAGCGCCTCAACCCGCGCATCTGTCGCGTCGTGGCGCTGCCGGCACCGACCGAGCGCGAAAAGTCGCAATGGTATTTCCAGCGTTATGTGCCGCATCTGCCGGCCGGCGGCGAGATCGTGCTGCTCGACCGCTCCTGGTACAACCGCTCCGGCGTCGAGCGCGTGATGGGCTTTGCCAACCCCGAGCAGGTGGAAGAATTCTTCCACGACGTGCCGGAATTTGAGCGCATGCTGGTGCGCTCGGGCATCACGCTGGTGAAGTACTGGTTCTCCATCACCGATGAGGAGCAGCAGATGCGCTTCCTGATGCGCATCCACGATCCGATGAAGCAGTGGAAGCTGTCGCCGATGGACCTGCAGTCGCGCGTGCGCTGGGAGCAGTACACCAAGGCCAAGGAGGAGACCTTCGCCCGCACCAACATCAAGGAAGCGCCGTGGTTCATCGTCGAGGGCAACGACAAGAAGCGGGCGCGGCTGAACTGCATCGACCATCTGCTGCAGCAATTGCCTTACGAAGATGTGCCGCACGAGGAGATCACGCTCCCGGAGCGCGTCTTCAACCCGGACTACGAGCGCCAGGTGCTGCCGCGCGAGCTTTACGTGCCGCAGAAGTATTGA
- a CDS encoding dihydrofolate reductase family protein, whose protein sequence is MSKLRVNAFTLSLDGYGAGPDQTLENPLGVGGEALHKWMIGTRSFHQMVGKDGGTTDIDDSFTVRSFENVGAWILGRNMFGPIRGEWPDESWKGWWGDNPPYHVPVFVLTHHKRAPIVMEGGTTFYFVTDGIHSALEQAKAAANGKDVRVGGGVSTVRQYLKESLIDEMHLAISPMLLGSGEHLFAGLDMLKLGYRCTSQVATADATHVMIGRA, encoded by the coding sequence ATGTCCAAGCTGCGTGTCAACGCTTTCACCTTGTCACTCGATGGTTACGGCGCCGGTCCCGACCAAACTCTCGAAAACCCGCTCGGCGTCGGAGGCGAAGCCCTCCATAAATGGATGATAGGCACCCGCAGTTTCCACCAGATGGTCGGCAAGGACGGCGGCACCACCGACATCGATGACAGCTTCACCGTGCGCAGCTTCGAGAATGTCGGCGCCTGGATCCTCGGCCGCAACATGTTCGGGCCGATCCGCGGCGAATGGCCGGACGAGAGCTGGAAAGGCTGGTGGGGCGACAATCCGCCCTATCACGTGCCGGTCTTCGTGCTCACCCACCACAAGCGAGCGCCGATCGTCATGGAAGGCGGCACGACGTTTTACTTCGTCACCGACGGCATCCATTCAGCGCTCGAGCAGGCGAAGGCGGCGGCCAACGGCAAGGACGTGCGGGTCGGCGGTGGCGTTTCGACCGTCCGGCAATATCTGAAGGAAAGCCTGATCGACGAGATGCATCTGGCGATCTCGCCGATGCTGCTCGGCTCCGGCGAGCATCTTTTCGCCGGCCTCGACATGCTGAAGCTTGGCTACCGCTGCACCAGCCAGGTCGCGACGGCCGATGCCACGCATGTGATGATCGGGCGGGCTTAG
- a CDS encoding glycosyl transferase family 90: MASPLRTAARVFYFVRNITRDVVPQALFRQRLAGLLGQAKLSSKTVRDRVNYYNKLDHGFAPSAAAVPAGQIPKFGSMYYYDLKEFARYFDRDLIIDLEFGDVVDVPKMPAIVKDRPIRDDNGNAVIMKLDKFRHFRFPRDGLSFAEKRPMAVWRGDFNNPIRKRFVDAVRGLPACDAGSPKPSAPENYRKPYLTIPQQLQFRYIVSLEGNDVATNLKWIMSSNSLCLMPPPTYETWFAEAEVEPNVHYVPLAPDFSDVADKIAYFETHPAEAQRITTAANAYCRRFSNEKDERAVSLLVLYKYFVLSGQIKPDPEVWRYITG; the protein is encoded by the coding sequence ATGGCCTCGCCCTTACGCACCGCAGCGCGGGTATTCTATTTCGTACGCAACATAACGCGCGATGTGGTGCCGCAGGCTCTCTTTCGCCAGCGCCTCGCCGGCCTCCTGGGGCAGGCGAAGCTTTCCAGCAAAACGGTCCGCGATCGGGTCAACTATTACAACAAGCTCGACCATGGCTTCGCGCCGAGCGCGGCGGCCGTGCCGGCCGGTCAAATACCCAAGTTCGGGAGCATGTACTATTACGATCTGAAGGAGTTCGCCCGCTACTTCGATCGCGACCTGATCATCGATCTCGAGTTCGGCGATGTCGTCGATGTGCCCAAGATGCCGGCGATCGTCAAGGACCGGCCGATCCGTGACGACAACGGCAACGCCGTGATCATGAAGCTCGACAAGTTCCGCCATTTCCGGTTTCCCCGCGACGGGTTGTCCTTCGCCGAGAAGCGCCCGATGGCGGTCTGGCGCGGCGATTTCAACAATCCGATCCGCAAGCGGTTCGTCGATGCAGTGCGCGGTCTGCCGGCTTGCGATGCGGGCTCGCCCAAGCCAAGCGCGCCGGAGAACTACCGTAAGCCCTACCTTACGATCCCGCAGCAGCTGCAGTTCCGCTACATCGTCTCGCTCGAAGGTAACGACGTGGCCACGAACCTGAAATGGATCATGAGCTCGAACTCGCTCTGCCTGATGCCGCCTCCGACCTACGAGACCTGGTTCGCCGAAGCTGAGGTCGAGCCCAATGTCCACTACGTGCCGCTGGCGCCCGATTTTTCGGACGTCGCCGACAAGATCGCCTATTTCGAAACGCACCCGGCGGAAGCCCAACGCATCACGACGGCGGCCAACGCTTACTGCCGCCGGTTCAGCAATGAAAAGGACGAGCGGGCGGTCTCGCTGCTCGTCCTCTACAAATATTTCGTGCTGAGCGGCCAGATCAAACCCGACCCCGAGGTTTGGCGCTACATCACGGGCTGA